From Halomicrobium salinisoli, the proteins below share one genomic window:
- a CDS encoding glycosyl transferase family 2: protein MEYVQERIATLHDYGGADPPAPTDRAAVVVPMTARDHATLAAERVLSTLAAVDPADVYVALRAGEDRVGDVAAWIDDFDVDATLLWCNAPAVEDRLAEAGLDGAAGKGRDVWLALGLAARREFVAVHDADATTYSASHVPKLLYPLAEGYGFVKGYYARVENDRLYGRLFRLFVRPLLRALDGLVDDPVVDYLLAFRYALSGEFAATGDVVRSLRAQPGWGLEVGTLGEAHDAVGFDGSAQVDLGTHEHDHRAVAGPSGLGDMCEEVGRALFRVLDDRDVAVDYDALCERYRREADRAIDRYAVDAGFNGLDYDRGDERAQVDEYAGAVRRPGDDDRLPAWRDCDLDPAAILDLSNEALSYRA from the coding sequence ATGGAGTACGTCCAGGAGCGGATCGCGACGCTCCACGACTACGGCGGGGCCGACCCGCCGGCGCCGACCGACCGCGCCGCGGTGGTCGTCCCGATGACCGCGCGGGACCACGCGACCCTGGCCGCCGAGCGGGTCCTCTCGACGCTGGCGGCGGTCGACCCCGCCGACGTGTACGTGGCGCTGCGGGCCGGCGAGGACCGCGTCGGCGACGTCGCCGCGTGGATCGACGACTTCGACGTCGACGCGACCCTCCTGTGGTGCAACGCCCCTGCCGTCGAGGACCGCCTCGCGGAAGCGGGGCTGGACGGCGCGGCCGGCAAGGGTCGGGACGTGTGGCTCGCGCTGGGGCTGGCCGCCCGCCGGGAGTTCGTCGCCGTCCACGACGCCGACGCGACGACCTACTCGGCCAGCCACGTCCCGAAACTGCTGTACCCGCTCGCCGAGGGGTACGGGTTCGTCAAGGGCTACTACGCCCGCGTCGAGAACGACCGCCTCTACGGCCGCCTGTTCCGCCTCTTCGTGCGGCCGCTGCTGCGCGCGCTCGACGGACTGGTCGACGACCCCGTGGTCGACTACCTGCTGGCCTTCCGCTACGCGCTCTCGGGGGAGTTCGCGGCGACGGGAGACGTCGTCCGCTCGCTGCGCGCCCAGCCCGGCTGGGGCCTGGAGGTCGGCACGCTCGGAGAGGCACACGACGCGGTCGGCTTCGACGGCAGCGCCCAGGTCGACCTCGGCACGCACGAGCACGACCACCGCGCCGTCGCCGGCCCGTCGGGGCTTGGCGACATGTGCGAGGAGGTCGGCCGGGCGCTGTTCCGTGTGCTCGACGACCGGGACGTCGCGGTCGACTACGACGCCCTCTGCGAGCGCTACCGCCGCGAGGCCGACCGCGCCATCGACCGGTACGCCGTCGACGCCGGCTTCAACGGGCTCGACTACGACCGCGGCGACGAGCGCGCGCAGGTCGACGAGTACGCCGGCGCCGTCCGCCGGCCCGGCGACGACGACCGGCTCCCCGCCTGGCGGGACTGCGACCTCGATCCGGCGGCGATCCTCGACCTGTCGAACGAGGCGCTGTCGTACCGCGCGTGA
- a CDS encoding HVO_0758 family zinc finger protein: protein MESVRKGLRSGDLEKDNYGRLTCVDCDEELSTQNDPDEVGKVRVCPECDGEWQEI from the coding sequence ATGGAGTCTGTACGCAAGGGGCTGCGATCGGGGGACCTGGAGAAGGACAACTACGGCCGACTGACCTGCGTGGACTGCGACGAGGAGCTGTCGACCCAGAACGACCCCGACGAGGTGGGAAAGGTCCGGGTCTGTCCGGAGTGCGACGGCGAGTGGCAGGAGATCTAG
- a CDS encoding aldo/keto reductase: MATQSATWAYRDDHEEFARTYFRRFADCVVSSIGVGTYLGDPTDEQDDRYHEAIVEALESGSNVVDTAINYRHQRSERVVGDAVADADVDREAVLVATKGGFVPFDGERPDDPGQYVLEEYVEPGTIDREDLTQGQHCIAPDYLDDQLDRSLENLGLETLDLYYVHNPETQLAERSREDVYDQLEDAFVRLEERVAAGDLRHYGVATWEAFRVPEDHDSYLSLPEVVSRARAASDRADTEATSFRAVQLPFNVQMADAFTVEAHEGPEGPQSALWFAHEAGLDVFTSASLLQGRLADGLPDEVAARLDGETSAQRAINFARSAPGVTSSLVGMGSPEHVAENVAAGTYEPLGASAFDAVFE, encoded by the coding sequence ATGGCAACCCAGTCGGCGACGTGGGCGTATCGCGACGACCACGAGGAGTTCGCCCGCACCTACTTCCGGCGGTTCGCGGACTGCGTCGTCTCGAGTATCGGCGTCGGCACGTACCTGGGCGACCCGACCGACGAGCAGGACGACCGGTACCACGAGGCGATCGTCGAGGCGCTCGAGTCGGGGAGCAACGTCGTCGACACGGCGATCAACTACCGCCACCAGCGCTCCGAGCGGGTCGTCGGCGACGCCGTCGCGGACGCCGACGTGGACCGCGAGGCCGTCCTCGTCGCGACGAAGGGCGGGTTCGTCCCCTTCGATGGCGAGCGGCCCGACGATCCGGGGCAGTACGTGCTGGAGGAGTACGTCGAGCCCGGGACGATCGACCGCGAGGACCTGACGCAGGGCCAGCACTGCATCGCGCCGGACTACCTCGACGACCAGCTCGACCGGTCGCTCGAGAACCTCGGGCTGGAGACGCTGGACCTCTACTACGTCCACAACCCGGAGACGCAGCTCGCCGAGCGCTCCCGCGAGGACGTCTACGACCAGCTGGAGGACGCGTTCGTCCGGCTGGAGGAGCGGGTCGCCGCCGGCGACCTGCGCCACTACGGCGTCGCGACGTGGGAGGCCTTCCGCGTGCCCGAGGACCACGACAGCTACCTCTCGCTGCCGGAGGTGGTGAGCCGGGCGCGGGCCGCCTCGGACCGGGCCGACACGGAGGCCACGAGCTTCCGGGCCGTCCAGCTCCCGTTCAACGTGCAGATGGCAGACGCGTTCACCGTCGAAGCCCACGAGGGGCCCGAGGGCCCGCAGTCGGCGCTGTGGTTCGCCCACGAGGCCGGCCTGGACGTCTTCACCAGCGCCTCGCTACTGCAGGGCCGGCTCGCAGATGGGCTCCCCGACGAGGTGGCGGCACGGCTCGACGGCGAGACCAGCGCCCAGCGGGCGATCAACTTCGCGCGGTCGGCCCCGGGCGTGACCTCGTCGCTCGTCGGCATGGGCTCGCCGGAGCACGTCGCGGAGAACGTCGCCGCCGGCACCTACGAACCGCTGGGCGCCAGCGCCTTCGACGCGGTCTTCGAATAG
- a CDS encoding DHH family phosphoesterase produces the protein MPLWAQGGVEGVPDAVTAVLEESPLLVAVAVVGAIALLFGLWWAVDRFRTPPARRLEQVLRSRDAVAVLMHPNPDPDAMSSALAVGEMAERTGTDATLQYPGQIRHQENRAFQTVLDLDFDRIESVEELAAEDVVLVDHNEPRGFPGAEGIDPIAVVDHHPGDGDGEEFTDVRTDYGACATIFAEYFDSLGWEFVDPEVETDGGEGAGESVPASVATGLLYGIQSDTKQLTKGCTAAEFRAAEYLYDGIDEDTLDRIANPQVDEEVLDVKARAITRREVRNAFAVSDVGEVSNADAIPQAADELTRLEGVTAVVVLGEREGQLHLSGRSRDDRVHMGKALEAAVEDIPMASAGGHARMGGGQVSIEHMEGLGPSEGVPREEFKRRLFDAMTGDV, from the coding sequence ATGCCGCTTTGGGCCCAGGGTGGCGTCGAGGGCGTCCCCGACGCGGTGACCGCCGTGCTCGAGGAGTCCCCGCTGCTCGTCGCGGTGGCCGTCGTCGGCGCGATCGCCCTCCTGTTCGGGCTGTGGTGGGCGGTCGATCGGTTCCGGACGCCGCCCGCCAGACGGCTGGAGCAGGTGCTGCGATCCAGGGACGCGGTCGCTGTGCTGATGCACCCGAACCCGGACCCGGACGCGATGTCGTCGGCGCTGGCCGTCGGCGAGATGGCCGAGCGGACCGGCACCGACGCGACCCTCCAGTACCCCGGACAGATCCGCCACCAGGAGAACCGCGCCTTCCAGACCGTGCTCGATCTGGACTTCGATCGGATCGAGTCGGTCGAGGAGCTCGCGGCCGAGGACGTCGTGCTCGTCGACCACAACGAGCCCCGCGGGTTCCCCGGTGCGGAGGGGATCGATCCGATCGCCGTCGTCGACCACCACCCAGGCGACGGAGACGGCGAGGAGTTCACCGACGTCCGGACCGACTACGGGGCCTGTGCGACCATCTTCGCGGAGTACTTCGACTCGCTGGGCTGGGAGTTCGTCGACCCCGAGGTCGAGACCGACGGCGGCGAGGGCGCGGGCGAGTCGGTTCCCGCCAGCGTCGCCACCGGGCTGCTGTACGGGATCCAGTCCGACACCAAACAGCTCACCAAGGGCTGTACGGCCGCCGAGTTCAGGGCGGCTGAGTACCTCTACGACGGTATCGACGAGGACACGCTCGACCGGATCGCCAACCCGCAGGTCGACGAGGAGGTCTTGGACGTCAAGGCCCGCGCGATCACTCGCCGGGAGGTCCGCAACGCCTTCGCCGTCAGCGACGTCGGGGAGGTGTCGAACGCGGACGCCATCCCGCAGGCCGCCGACGAGCTGACCCGCCTGGAGGGCGTGACGGCGGTCGTCGTCCTCGGCGAGCGCGAGGGCCAGCTCCACCTCTCGGGCCGGTCCCGGGACGACCGCGTCCACATGGGTAAGGCGCTGGAGGCGGCCGTCGAGGACATCCCGATGGCCTCGGCCGGCGGCCACGCCCGGATGGGCGGCGGGCAGGTGTCGATCGAACACATGGAGGGGCTCGGCCCCAGCGAGGGCGTCCCGCGCGAGGAGTTCAAGCGCCGCCTGTTCGACGCGATGACGGGCGACGTGTGA
- a CDS encoding SDR family oxidoreductase, which produces MRVAILGCGYVGLELCRQLTAAGHEVVGVRRSEAGLAAVEDAGGEAVQADVTDPDSLSTVPDADALVFAASSGGRGAEAAREVYVDGLETVVDHFAGRESPPDRLVYTSSTGVYGDHDGDWVDEATSLDPKTAKTRVLAEAEATALTTDERGIDGTVARFAGLYGPDRYRLERYVEGPVTEGYLNMVHRDDAAGAVAHLLEEDAARGEAVLVVDDEPVDKWAFADWLAAQCGEPAPPKRTTAERLSDDDLSETATRRIRTSKRCSNDYLRELGYEFRYPTYREGYRGAIGAYLDET; this is translated from the coding sequence ATGCGCGTCGCGATACTGGGCTGTGGCTACGTCGGCCTGGAGCTGTGCCGGCAGCTGACGGCGGCCGGCCACGAGGTCGTCGGCGTCCGCCGGTCGGAGGCGGGGCTCGCCGCCGTCGAGGACGCCGGCGGCGAGGCCGTACAGGCTGACGTGACCGATCCGGACTCGCTGTCGACGGTTCCGGACGCGGACGCGCTCGTGTTCGCGGCCAGTTCCGGCGGCCGCGGCGCCGAGGCGGCCCGCGAGGTGTACGTCGACGGACTGGAGACGGTCGTCGATCACTTCGCCGGCCGCGAGTCGCCGCCGGACCGGCTCGTCTACACGTCGAGCACGGGCGTCTACGGCGACCACGACGGCGACTGGGTCGACGAGGCGACGTCGCTCGATCCGAAAACGGCGAAGACGCGCGTCCTGGCCGAGGCCGAAGCGACGGCGCTGACGACCGACGAGAGGGGAATCGACGGGACGGTCGCCCGCTTCGCGGGCCTGTACGGCCCAGATCGCTACCGGCTGGAACGGTACGTCGAGGGGCCGGTGACGGAGGGGTACCTGAACATGGTCCACCGCGACGACGCGGCCGGCGCCGTGGCGCACCTCCTCGAGGAGGACGCGGCGCGCGGTGAGGCCGTCCTCGTCGTCGACGACGAGCCGGTCGACAAGTGGGCGTTCGCCGACTGGCTGGCCGCGCAGTGCGGCGAGCCGGCGCCGCCCAAGCGGACGACGGCCGAGCGGCTGTCGGACGACGACCTCTCGGAGACCGCCACGCGGCGGATACGGACGAGCAAGCGCTGCTCGAACGACTACCTGCGCGAACTGGGCTACGAGTTCCGCTATCCCACCTATCGCGAAGGCTACCGGGGAGCGATCGGGGCGTATCTGGACGAAACGTAG
- a CDS encoding DUF5791 family protein: MLRGEFPDAGERTPESLREAYESELSSTVAAVGVDAVVAETDLDRETVEALAAGESPELTLEEAAAIVALDDDRPPADAVAAEARDVLLMGMTTAVLDVETLGSAIDGEMDPKTIQQKIEGRHPITLAEYARLHQAIEERK, encoded by the coding sequence ATGCTACGAGGCGAGTTCCCGGACGCGGGCGAGCGCACGCCCGAGTCCCTGCGGGAGGCCTACGAGTCTGAGCTGTCGTCGACCGTCGCGGCCGTCGGCGTCGACGCGGTCGTCGCCGAGACGGACCTCGACCGCGAGACCGTCGAGGCGCTGGCGGCGGGCGAGTCACCGGAACTGACCCTCGAAGAGGCGGCGGCGATCGTCGCACTGGACGACGACCGACCGCCGGCCGACGCCGTCGCGGCGGAGGCGCGCGACGTCCTGCTGATGGGGATGACGACCGCCGTCCTCGACGTCGAGACGCTCGGGTCGGCCATCGACGGGGAGATGGATCCCAAGACGATCCAGCAGAAGATCGAGGGGCGGCACCCGATCACCCTCGCGGAGTACGCGCGGCTCCACCAGGCCATCGAGGAGCGCAAGTGA
- a CDS encoding DUF7286 family protein, whose protein sequence is MVAVIDDERARVPFSLVAALLLVSSATLAASMGPRDPPTEPAVATGLERTTAEAQTAVRDGALAAGEAAARNPVIDPANTSTGRVLNESGTFRDALRLRVYLAVRERLSRVGYRRDEVRVTASLPATPNASALRAAKRRVDVERAGENGTAMRVRVENVTLTARRHGRVVAQRTASPEMVVATPVLALHDRVAAYQRRLAAPVTDPGLSRRVTAQLYAVAWARGYAQYGGLDVQNVVSNRHVSVATNAALLDLQRRTIGASDANGRRTLAVAAARTGARDALAATGQDTQITDAMLDSPTEPPPERINGLDPPSGPGPETEETVAVGTSAERATLDLLDGDGIEAAVASVYAADARLVARVDGDGAPRPARPERPGENWTLVDADRDVIRSATDATPDSPATPDGWHRLDAFGRTVRVERTRTRTWQRGDETRTTATSASGRHTVSVAVVGRHANGGGAPPGSITTAHERGAGSLDGPNLADVRGRAVDRLVESRGGRDAVARRAASGSLDGDPVRIAAERPAGIRDWLYEDLIDLRGEVRNVSVTVERGRLGTLEADPASELAERVRERREALVDAPERYDSAAAKARAAARARYLDRVVERLEERARARGDQAEGFSSRLTGMQGVSARTLAAGMRTTRRPPATRQPAVDGSGGDVRFQVDAAPSYLTLAELSHEQVPSIEGTAHPLAARNRNAFALPYGEASVTVVDGLFGGSEGVRLSTAARTLRAANATVGEGDAGPRADLARAVADANAHVERRLRGRLAASGIGTDPAERRALVRAATAEWDSVPARALALSNGSATAAIARRAADERGLSDAAADRLRLRLDETRREALSESAARPQTAAVNETRRAVQSAADGTVEQVANETVGREVGRLANESLDGLPSGLPLAPPAYPWVATTNLWHVQVRGEYARFGIRADRGNPTTPGADTVYARDGDPVMLDVDGDGDRERLGRSTRVRFEVSTAIAVVVPPGRTGVGDVDGVRDERSAGWPDAGGGERNRSAKSARRDGDL, encoded by the coding sequence GTGGTCGCCGTGATCGACGACGAGCGGGCGCGGGTGCCGTTCTCGCTCGTTGCGGCCCTCCTGCTCGTGTCCAGCGCTACGCTCGCCGCCTCGATGGGCCCCCGGGACCCGCCGACCGAGCCGGCGGTCGCGACCGGGCTCGAACGGACGACGGCGGAGGCGCAGACCGCCGTCCGCGACGGCGCGCTGGCCGCGGGCGAGGCGGCGGCCCGGAACCCGGTGATCGACCCCGCAAACACCTCCACGGGGCGCGTGCTCAACGAGAGCGGGACGTTCCGGGACGCCCTCAGGCTGCGCGTGTACCTCGCCGTGCGCGAACGACTCTCGCGTGTCGGCTACCGGCGTGACGAGGTGCGCGTGACCGCGTCGCTACCCGCAACGCCGAACGCGTCCGCGCTGCGGGCCGCCAAGCGGCGGGTCGACGTCGAGCGGGCCGGCGAGAACGGGACGGCGATGCGGGTCCGCGTCGAGAACGTCACGCTGACCGCCCGGCGACACGGTCGCGTCGTCGCCCAGCGTACCGCGTCGCCCGAGATGGTCGTCGCGACGCCCGTACTGGCGCTGCACGACCGGGTCGCCGCCTACCAGCGGCGGCTGGCTGCGCCGGTAACCGATCCCGGCCTCTCCCGGCGGGTGACCGCGCAGCTGTACGCCGTCGCCTGGGCGCGCGGGTACGCCCAGTACGGCGGGCTCGACGTGCAGAACGTCGTCTCGAACCGCCACGTCTCGGTCGCGACGAACGCCGCGTTGCTGGACCTCCAGCGGCGGACTATCGGGGCCAGCGACGCGAACGGCCGACGGACGCTCGCCGTCGCGGCGGCCAGGACGGGCGCTCGCGACGCGCTCGCCGCGACGGGGCAGGACACGCAGATCACCGACGCGATGCTCGATTCGCCGACCGAGCCGCCGCCGGAGCGGATCAACGGCCTCGATCCGCCGTCGGGACCGGGCCCGGAGACGGAAGAGACGGTCGCCGTCGGGACGAGCGCCGAGCGCGCGACGCTCGACCTGCTCGACGGCGACGGCATCGAGGCGGCGGTCGCGTCGGTGTACGCGGCCGACGCGCGCCTCGTCGCCCGCGTCGACGGCGACGGCGCACCGCGTCCGGCGCGACCCGAGCGGCCCGGCGAGAACTGGACGCTCGTCGACGCGGACCGCGACGTGATCCGGTCGGCGACCGACGCCACTCCCGACTCGCCCGCGACGCCGGACGGCTGGCACCGCCTCGACGCGTTCGGACGGACGGTGCGGGTCGAGCGGACGCGTACCCGAACCTGGCAGCGGGGCGACGAGACGCGGACGACGGCGACGAGCGCGAGCGGGCGCCACACTGTGTCCGTGGCGGTCGTCGGCCGGCACGCCAACGGTGGCGGCGCGCCGCCGGGATCGATCACGACGGCTCACGAGCGCGGAGCCGGATCCCTGGACGGACCGAACCTCGCCGACGTCCGCGGGCGGGCCGTCGACAGGCTCGTCGAGTCGCGGGGCGGTCGCGACGCCGTCGCGCGGCGGGCGGCGAGCGGATCGCTCGACGGTGATCCCGTCCGGATCGCAGCCGAGCGACCGGCGGGGATCCGGGACTGGCTCTACGAGGACCTGATCGACCTCCGCGGGGAAGTCCGGAACGTCTCGGTGACGGTCGAGCGGGGCCGACTGGGGACGCTCGAGGCCGACCCGGCCAGCGAACTGGCCGAGCGCGTGCGGGAGCGCCGCGAGGCGCTCGTCGACGCGCCGGAGCGGTACGACAGCGCGGCGGCGAAGGCCCGTGCGGCAGCCCGGGCCCGCTACCTCGACCGCGTCGTCGAGCGCCTCGAGGAGCGAGCGCGGGCGCGCGGCGATCAGGCCGAGGGGTTCTCCTCTCGGCTCACCGGAATGCAGGGCGTCTCCGCGAGGACCCTGGCGGCCGGGATGCGGACGACGCGGCGACCCCCTGCGACGCGCCAGCCGGCCGTAGACGGGTCCGGAGGCGACGTCCGGTTCCAGGTGGACGCCGCGCCGTCGTACCTGACGCTGGCCGAACTGAGCCACGAGCAGGTCCCGTCGATTGAGGGGACGGCCCACCCGCTGGCCGCGCGCAACCGCAACGCCTTCGCGCTTCCGTACGGGGAGGCGTCGGTGACGGTCGTCGACGGCCTCTTCGGCGGGAGCGAGGGCGTTCGGCTCTCGACCGCGGCCCGGACGCTGCGGGCGGCGAACGCGACGGTCGGAGAGGGCGACGCTGGTCCCAGAGCGGATCTGGCGCGAGCGGTCGCGGACGCGAACGCCCACGTCGAGCGCCGGCTCCGGGGTCGCCTTGCCGCCAGCGGAATCGGTACGGATCCCGCGGAGCGGCGCGCACTCGTCCGGGCAGCGACGGCCGAGTGGGACTCCGTGCCGGCGCGTGCGCTGGCGCTGTCGAACGGCTCCGCGACCGCCGCCATCGCCCGGAGGGCCGCCGACGAGCGCGGGCTGAGCGACGCCGCGGCCGACCGGCTCCGCCTGCGGCTCGACGAGACGCGCCGCGAGGCGCTGTCGGAGAGCGCAGCCAGGCCGCAGACGGCCGCCGTGAACGAGACGCGTCGCGCGGTCCAGTCGGCGGCCGACGGGACCGTCGAACAGGTCGCCAACGAGACGGTCGGCCGTGAGGTCGGCCGACTGGCGAACGAATCGCTGGACGGGCTCCCGTCCGGACTCCCGCTCGCACCGCCCGCGTATCCCTGGGTGGCGACGACGAACCTCTGGCACGTCCAGGTGCGCGGCGAGTACGCCCGCTTCGGGATCCGCGCCGATCGCGGTAACCCCACGACGCCGGGCGCCGACACAGTCTACGCCCGCGACGGCGACCCCGTAATGCTGGACGTCGACGGAGACGGTGACCGGGAGCGGCTCGGGCGATCGACCCGAGTGCGGTTCGAGGTGTCGACGGCGATCGCGGTCGTGGTGCCGCCCGGCCGCACCGGCGTCGGCGACGTGGACGGCGTCCGCGACGAGCGGTCCGCGGGGTGGCCGGACGCTGGCGGCGGAGAGCGAAACCGGTCGGCGAAATCGGCGCGGAGAGACGGTGATTTATAG
- a CDS encoding DUF7284 family protein: protein MRAISTVVDATVALLLIGGAVATLTAGPGAVADPSPRDHADEQARIVATSTAGVDYALTPDRSAEGVVVEVDDAPLRRTARGTLASLLARAAVANATVEGERLLPARRGYERAATGLVRNRTGGPSVRTAVRATWEPYRGAPLSGSVRAGPRPPADADVAAAALTVSSGVPAAEADARRAAESDGFDGVARAVSDAVVRGLFPPDETRLALRGDAPVDALAARRYRRTARLFGAGEPGVGERNATETNARLAASLADRFERDLRARYGSPDAAARNASTGRVRIVVRTWSP, encoded by the coding sequence ATGAGGGCGATCAGCACCGTCGTCGACGCGACGGTCGCGCTGCTGCTGATCGGCGGCGCCGTCGCGACGCTGACTGCCGGGCCGGGAGCGGTCGCGGACCCGTCCCCGCGGGACCACGCCGACGAGCAGGCGCGGATCGTCGCGACGAGCACGGCCGGAGTCGACTACGCGCTCACTCCCGACCGGTCCGCCGAGGGCGTCGTCGTCGAGGTCGACGACGCGCCGCTCCGGCGCACGGCGCGCGGGACCCTCGCGTCGCTGCTGGCACGGGCCGCCGTCGCGAACGCGACGGTCGAGGGCGAGCGACTCCTCCCGGCGCGCCGGGGCTACGAGCGCGCGGCGACCGGTCTCGTCCGCAACCGGACGGGGGGTCCCAGCGTGCGAACGGCCGTCCGCGCCACCTGGGAACCCTATCGCGGAGCGCCGCTGTCGGGGAGCGTCCGGGCCGGTCCGCGGCCGCCGGCCGACGCGGACGTCGCCGCGGCCGCGCTGACTGTTTCGAGCGGCGTGCCGGCGGCCGAGGCGGACGCCCGGAGAGCGGCGGAGAGCGACGGATTCGACGGCGTCGCCCGCGCCGTCTCGGACGCCGTCGTCCGCGGACTCTTCCCGCCGGACGAGACGCGGCTGGCGCTCCGGGGCGACGCCCCCGTCGACGCGCTGGCGGCGCGTCGTTACCGGCGAACGGCTCGCCTGTTCGGCGCCGGCGAGCCCGGCGTCGGGGAGCGGAACGCGACGGAGACGAACGCGCGCCTCGCGGCGTCGCTGGCCGATCGGTTCGAGCGGGACCTGCGAGCGCGTTACGGATCTCCCGACGCGGCCGCTCGGAACGCCTCGACGGGGCGGGTCCGGATCGTCGTCAGGACGTGGTCGCCGTGA
- a CDS encoding DUF7285 family protein → MSRSSGRGQTEPLAAIVAVAAVGIGLSLYAGVLDATLPGERDRSTAPAALERVDRDVAPGGVARPERVPGSREAGPAGYRTNVTLTAGGRRWSTGPTVPPDADVAGERIGVRVAPATVRPGRLRVAAWR, encoded by the coding sequence ATGTCACGCTCGTCGGGTAGGGGTCAGACGGAGCCGCTGGCGGCGATCGTCGCCGTCGCGGCCGTCGGGATCGGACTGTCGCTGTACGCGGGCGTCCTCGACGCGACGCTACCGGGCGAGCGCGACCGGTCGACGGCGCCCGCGGCCCTGGAGCGGGTCGACCGCGACGTCGCGCCGGGGGGCGTCGCGCGCCCGGAGCGAGTCCCGGGAAGCCGCGAGGCGGGCCCGGCCGGGTACCGGACGAACGTCACGCTGACGGCCGGCGGCAGGCGCTGGTCGACCGGTCCGACGGTCCCGCCCGACGCGGACGTGGCCGGGGAGCGCATCGGCGTCCGCGTCGCGCCGGCGACGGTCCGGCCGGGTCGACTCCGGGTGGCGGCGTGGCGATGA
- a CDS encoding DUF7283 family protein gives MFDVPVDAWYVWLGVAAASLTALGTVGALPSGTPPDAAATADAIDRVAAGPPGSSGVRAVDAREWRIGPQQVQLRDDDGRAAAAFAYGPVTPVRSDDRLAAVLAGEGPAEVFESRAAFGDATRTARDAEPDWRPAPDRVSIRRVSWGETDVTLVG, from the coding sequence ATGTTCGACGTGCCAGTCGACGCGTGGTACGTGTGGCTCGGCGTCGCCGCGGCCAGCCTCACCGCCCTGGGAACTGTCGGCGCGCTGCCGTCGGGGACGCCTCCGGACGCCGCCGCGACGGCCGACGCCATCGACCGGGTGGCGGCCGGACCGCCGGGCAGCAGCGGCGTCCGCGCCGTCGACGCCCGCGAGTGGCGGATCGGCCCCCAGCAGGTACAGCTCCGGGACGACGACGGGCGGGCGGCGGCCGCGTTCGCCTACGGCCCCGTCACGCCCGTCCGCTCCGACGACCGGCTCGCCGCGGTACTGGCGGGAGAGGGGCCGGCCGAAGTATTCGAATCCCGGGCAGCCTTCGGGGACGCGACGCGGACCGCTCGCGACGCCGAACCGGACTGGCGACCGGCGCCCGACCGGGTCTCGATCCGGCGGGTCTCGTGGGGGGAGACCGATGTCACGCTCGTCGGGTAG